In Bacteroidota bacterium, one DNA window encodes the following:
- a CDS encoding BatD family protein: MDFRLQIGDFRLGFLWVLILITISFSFAVAQDGSFAASVDRNRVVMGERIEITFSLNGSGKNFQPPDFKDFLVLSGPNQSTSMQIINGAISQSISYSYILQPRSEGKFTIGTASIEFGGKKLQSNSITIEIAKGVQQPKQQPSQSQEDASISKQIGDNLFIRVSVDKSSIYQGEQITATYKLYTRVNITNYGVSKVPSFTGFWNQEIDLPKNPQFGNEVLNGIQYRVATLKRTALFAQQNGTLEIDPMEADFVVQVQTKRRGGDVFDQFFNDPFFGNVRNVEYKAKSNNIKIHVRPLPPNSPPRFSGAVGKFSSEFWLDKNETKSNEPVTLKVKISGRGNLKLIQPLKINFPNDLEVYEPKISDNISQGTNIISGSRTFEYLLIPRRQGNQKISSFSFAYFDPDKKEYVSITSPDFNINVTKGTEIVSAPVAGLSKEEIKLLGQDIRFIKSGTTSFKKQGESFFGSLGFFILLLSPMFLFVGFISYIRHYEKISGDVVRLKSRKATKIAKRRLVHAEKFLSQKKREEFYSAISQALWGYVGDKLGIPLSDLSQDSIKTTLTSRKVNDASIEKLINTINHCEFARFAPSSGSHEMEMIYKNTIELITSIEEELR; this comes from the coding sequence ATGGATTTTAGATTGCAGATTGGAGATTTTAGATTGGGGTTTTTATGGGTGTTGATTTTAATAACCATTTCATTTTCGTTCGCTGTAGCTCAAGACGGGTCTTTTGCGGCTTCTGTCGATAGAAACCGCGTCGTGATGGGCGAACGGATCGAAATTACTTTTTCTTTAAACGGAAGCGGAAAAAATTTTCAACCACCCGATTTCAAAGATTTTTTAGTCTTATCAGGTCCAAATCAATCTACAAGTATGCAGATCATTAATGGTGCGATATCGCAATCTATCTCTTATTCCTACATTCTACAACCTCGCTCTGAAGGTAAATTCACAATTGGAACAGCTTCAATAGAATTTGGTGGCAAGAAACTCCAATCGAATAGCATCACTATTGAAATCGCGAAGGGTGTACAACAACCGAAGCAGCAGCCGTCGCAATCGCAAGAAGATGCAAGCATTTCAAAGCAAATTGGCGACAATCTTTTCATTCGTGTAAGTGTGGATAAATCAAGCATTTATCAAGGCGAACAAATTACAGCAACTTACAAACTTTACACACGTGTAAACATAACTAACTATGGTGTCAGCAAAGTCCCGTCCTTCACTGGTTTTTGGAATCAAGAGATTGATTTGCCAAAAAATCCACAATTCGGGAATGAAGTTTTAAACGGAATTCAATACAGAGTTGCGACTCTAAAAAGAACAGCCCTCTTTGCTCAGCAAAACGGGACACTTGAGATTGACCCAATGGAAGCTGACTTCGTGGTGCAGGTTCAAACCAAAAGACGCGGCGGCGATGTCTTCGACCAATTCTTCAACGACCCATTTTTCGGAAATGTGCGAAACGTGGAATACAAAGCTAAGAGTAACAACATAAAAATTCATGTCCGTCCACTTCCGCCCAATTCACCACCAAGATTTAGCGGTGCCGTTGGAAAATTTTCTTCCGAATTTTGGTTAGATAAAAATGAGACCAAGTCAAACGAACCAGTAACCCTGAAAGTAAAAATTTCAGGACGAGGTAATTTAAAGCTAATTCAACCTTTAAAAATAAACTTCCCGAACGATCTCGAAGTTTATGAGCCAAAAATATCAGACAACATTTCTCAAGGCACCAATATTATTTCAGGCAGCAGGACTTTTGAATATCTGTTAATACCACGCCGGCAGGGAAATCAAAAAATATCTTCTTTCTCGTTTGCTTACTTCGACCCGGATAAAAAAGAGTATGTTTCAATTACTTCACCCGATTTTAATATCAATGTTACAAAAGGGACCGAAATAGTTTCGGCACCAGTCGCAGGTTTGAGCAAAGAAGAGATAAAACTGTTAGGTCAGGATATACGTTTTATAAAGAGTGGAACAACAAGCTTCAAGAAGCAGGGCGAAAGTTTCTTCGGCTCTCTCGGCTTCTTCATACTGCTTCTCTCTCCGATGTTTTTGTTTGTCGGGTTTATCTCTTACATCCGTCACTATGAAAAGATTTCCGGAGATGTTGTCCGACTCAAAAGCCGTAAAGCGACAAAGATAGCAAAAAGGCGGCTTGTGCATGCTGAAAAGTTTCTCTCACAAAAGAAACGCGAAGAATTTTACAGCGCAATTTCACAAGCATTGTGGGGATACGTCGGCGATAAACTCGGCATCCCCTTATCCGATTTATCTCAAGACTCAATCAAAACCACTCTTACATCACGTAAAGTAAATGATGCTTCAATCGAGAAACTGATCAACACAATCAATCATTGCGAGTTTGCTCGTTTTGCCCCCTCATCGGGTTCTCACGAAATGGAAATGATTTACAAAAATACTATAGAACTTATTACAAGTATCGAGGAGGAATTGCGGTGA
- a CDS encoding TaqI-like C-terminal specificity domain-containing protein, with amino-acid sequence MNEAETRLRFIDPFFEALGWDIRNPKEVRIESVLARTDSTRPDYRFLIDGKTKFFVEAKKPSVKLTDPAPIFQAKSYGFSSKVSVVILTDFEEFRPFRTLARPKFDRPLDGLIKEFDFTYDRYVDEFDTLYDIFSREAVGSGALEKHIPIDKKEASKTVDKEFLADLSTWQEELAKNIALRNSKLSVGEINEAVQRILDRMIFLRICEDRQIEESEILLSYKDKEEIYKKLLKEFARLRLKFNGLIFNEHELTENLAIDDKLLKDIIKNLYLPYSPYRFNEIPIEILGTIYEQFLGRVITLTPTHRAKVDIKPEVRKAGGVFYTPQFITSYIVKNTIGTLIEGKTPEQISKLKFADIACGSGSFLLEMFDYLIRYHIDYYGSNPGTIKTTDGIPDAYKDAQELWHLSSRKKKEILLNNIYGIDIDPQAVEVTQMSLYLKFLEGENAESFDKQLTLELKETILPTLSNNIKCGNSLVGMDIKGLGNNLSLEDELRIRPFDWETAFPEIMRPSTSSGQGFDAIIGNPPYVRQETLGGFKSYFEEHYNVYHGIADLYTYFIEKGFSLLKNGGLFSYIVANKWMRANYGDPLRKWMKEKSIEEIIDFGDLPVFQSATTYPCIIRLKKSIPQKSLTVVQVKSLDSLNLEKYVSENGYRVTQENLQDSGWSLSDESTLLFLDKLKDNCKLLGDYVEGKIYRGVLTGLNEAFVIDKETRDEIIREDSKSKELIKPFLAGRDIKRYAMPEITKYLILIPSGWTNENSKGIRDKWSWFENTYPAIAKHLKVSEADAKARYDQGEYWWELRSCDYYTEFEKPKIMLPDISTRGNFILDDQDTYCVNTCYIISSSDKYLLGILNSKLMTFFYSKISSVYRGGYLRFIYQYLVELPIRTIDFNNPEEKAMHDKMVQLVERMLDLHKKKQQSKAESEKELFEHQVKATDREIDQLVYKLYNITEEARNIIDVNTLK; translated from the coding sequence ATGAACGAGGCAGAAACCCGCCTACGTTTCATCGACCCTTTCTTCGAAGCCTTGGGCTGGGACATCCGTAATCCAAAAGAAGTTCGGATTGAATCTGTACTTGCACGCACGGATTCTACACGACCGGATTATCGTTTCCTGATAGATGGAAAAACGAAATTCTTTGTCGAGGCAAAGAAACCGTCTGTAAAACTCACCGATCCTGCGCCAATCTTTCAGGCAAAGTCGTATGGATTTAGCTCGAAAGTTTCAGTCGTGATTCTCACCGACTTCGAAGAGTTCCGTCCGTTCAGAACTCTTGCCCGCCCGAAATTCGACCGACCGCTTGATGGACTGATTAAAGAGTTCGACTTCACTTATGATCGTTATGTAGATGAGTTCGATACTCTCTACGATATTTTTTCTCGCGAAGCAGTTGGCAGCGGTGCATTGGAAAAACATATTCCAATAGATAAGAAAGAAGCATCCAAAACGGTTGATAAGGAATTTCTTGCCGATCTTTCAACATGGCAAGAAGAGCTTGCAAAAAATATCGCCTTGCGTAATTCCAAGTTATCAGTCGGCGAAATAAACGAAGCTGTCCAGCGCATACTCGACCGGATGATATTCCTGCGCATCTGCGAGGACAGGCAGATCGAAGAGAGCGAAATCTTACTCAGCTATAAGGATAAAGAAGAAATTTATAAAAAGCTGTTAAAAGAATTTGCACGCCTGCGTTTAAAGTTCAATGGTTTAATCTTCAACGAGCATGAGCTAACCGAAAATCTTGCGATAGATGATAAACTGCTAAAGGACATTATCAAAAATCTTTACCTGCCTTACTCTCCATACCGTTTCAACGAAATTCCTATTGAAATTCTCGGAACAATATACGAACAATTCCTTGGAAGGGTAATAACGCTTACACCAACGCACAGAGCAAAGGTTGATATTAAACCGGAAGTTCGCAAAGCGGGCGGCGTGTTCTATACACCGCAGTTCATTACATCTTACATCGTGAAGAATACTATCGGAACGCTAATTGAGGGAAAGACTCCCGAGCAAATCTCAAAGCTCAAGTTTGCCGACATTGCCTGTGGCAGCGGCTCGTTTCTGCTTGAAATGTTCGATTATTTAATTCGTTATCACATCGATTATTACGGTTCAAATCCCGGCACAATAAAAACGACTGACGGAATTCCCGATGCTTATAAGGATGCGCAGGAATTATGGCACCTTTCATCCCGGAAGAAAAAAGAAATTCTGCTAAATAACATTTACGGTATTGATATTGACCCGCAGGCGGTTGAAGTAACTCAGATGAGTTTGTATTTGAAATTTTTGGAAGGTGAAAATGCCGAATCGTTCGATAAACAACTGACGCTTGAGCTGAAAGAAACGATACTGCCAACACTCTCTAACAACATCAAGTGCGGTAACTCGCTTGTGGGTATGGATATTAAAGGTTTGGGCAACAATCTTTCTCTTGAAGACGAATTGAGGATACGTCCGTTTGATTGGGAGACGGCGTTTCCAGAGATAATGCGTCCTTCGACAAGCTCAGGACAAGGGTTTGACGCGATTATTGGCAACCCGCCGTATGTAAGACAAGAAACTTTGGGCGGGTTTAAATCATATTTTGAAGAACATTACAATGTCTATCATGGTATTGCTGACCTATATACCTATTTTATTGAAAAAGGATTTTCACTTTTAAAAAATGGCGGACTCTTTAGTTATATCGTCGCCAACAAATGGATGAGAGCAAATTATGGCGATCCTCTTCGTAAATGGATGAAGGAAAAATCTATCGAGGAGATTATCGACTTTGGCGATCTTCCAGTATTTCAAAGTGCGACTACGTATCCATGTATAATACGCCTTAAGAAATCTATTCCTCAAAAATCATTGACTGTCGTTCAGGTAAAATCTCTCGATTCTCTAAATCTTGAAAAATATGTAAGTGAGAATGGCTACCGAGTTACTCAAGAAAATTTACAAGATTCGGGATGGTCGCTTTCGGATGAAAGTACTCTTCTGTTTTTAGATAAACTAAAGGACAACTGTAAACTGCTCGGTGATTATGTTGAAGGCAAAATTTATCGTGGAGTTTTGACTGGATTAAACGAAGCATTTGTAATTGATAAAGAAACAAGGGACGAAATCATACGTGAAGATTCTAAATCCAAAGAATTGATAAAACCTTTCTTGGCTGGTCGGGATATTAAAAGATATGCAATGCCTGAGATAACGAAATATCTTATCTTGATTCCATCCGGTTGGACAAATGAGAATTCAAAGGGAATAAGAGACAAATGGAGTTGGTTTGAAAATACTTATCCTGCCATTGCGAAACATCTAAAAGTATCCGAAGCGGATGCAAAAGCCCGATACGACCAAGGTGAATATTGGTGGGAACTTCGGTCATGCGATTATTATACTGAATTTGAGAAACCTAAAATAATGCTACCGGATATTTCAACAAGAGGCAACTTTATTCTCGATGATCAAGATACATATTGTGTCAACACATGCTACATAATATCAAGCTCTGATAAGTACTTACTTGGGATACTTAATTCCAAGCTCATGACTTTCTTTTATAGTAAAATATCTTCGGTTTATCGCGGTGGGTATCTCAGGTTTATCTATCAATATCTTGTTGAACTTCCCATCCGCACAATCGATTTTAACAATCCGGAAGAAAAAGCAATGCACGATAAGATGGTGCAGCTTGTCGAGAGGATGTTAGACCTACATAAAAAGAAACAACAATCCAAAGCGGAGAGCGAGAAGGAATTATTCGAGCACCAGGTCAAAGCGACGGATAGGGAAATAGATCAACTAGTTTACAAGCTTTACAACATTACAGAGGAAGCGAGAAATATTATTGATGTTAATACATTAAAATGA
- a CDS encoding VWA domain-containing protein, with translation MIRFANIEFLYTLFLIPMFILIFWYAMRKKKKALIDFGDLNLISRLMPDSPKYKYAVKFLLLISAFVFTILGLANLQVGSKLEEIKREGVDIIIAVDVSNSMKAEDIKPNRLHSTKQAISRLVDKLQNDRIGLIVFAGDAYLQLPLTPDYSAAKLFLSSIDTDIIPIQGTAIGSAIRLAMKSFVGSEKKYKVLVVISDGENHEDDAISEAKNAAEQGVIIHTIGMGSPMGAPIPIYKNNVQVGFRKDREGKIVVTKLDEPGLQQIASAGSGKYIRATNQQNELELVLQEISAMEKKEYAAKIFTDYEDRFQYFLAIALLLLAIEFFISDRKNKWLSKWNLFGDKNK, from the coding sequence ATGATTCGTTTTGCTAACATAGAATTTTTATACACTCTTTTTCTCATACCAATGTTCATACTTATTTTTTGGTATGCGATGAGAAAGAAGAAAAAAGCGCTAATTGATTTCGGCGACCTTAACTTAATCAGCCGATTAATGCCCGATTCTCCGAAATACAAATATGCTGTAAAATTTTTATTACTAATTTCAGCATTTGTTTTTACGATTTTAGGACTTGCAAATTTACAGGTCGGCTCGAAGTTAGAAGAGATTAAACGTGAAGGCGTGGATATCATAATTGCCGTCGATGTTTCGAACAGTATGAAAGCGGAAGATATCAAACCGAACCGCCTCCATAGCACGAAACAGGCAATATCGCGTTTAGTAGATAAACTTCAGAACGACAGGATTGGTTTAATTGTATTTGCCGGCGACGCTTATCTTCAACTGCCATTGACACCCGATTATTCTGCTGCGAAATTATTTTTGAGTTCAATAGATACCGACATTATTCCTATACAAGGCACAGCCATCGGTTCGGCTATCCGGCTCGCTATGAAATCATTCGTCGGAAGTGAGAAAAAATATAAAGTGTTGGTTGTAATTTCTGACGGTGAAAATCACGAAGACGATGCTATCAGCGAAGCCAAAAATGCAGCCGAACAAGGCGTAATTATACACACAATTGGAATGGGCTCGCCGATGGGGGCGCCAATTCCGATTTATAAAAACAATGTGCAAGTCGGTTTCCGCAAAGACAGAGAGGGAAAAATAGTTGTTACAAAATTGGATGAGCCCGGTTTACAACAAATAGCATCGGCAGGCAGCGGTAAATATATCCGCGCAACGAATCAGCAGAATGAGTTAGAACTTGTTCTGCAAGAAATTTCAGCGATGGAGAAAAAAGAGTATGCAGCAAAAATATTTACCGACTATGAAGACCGTTTTCAATATTTTTTGGCAATCGCACTTTTATTGTTAGCGATTGAATTTTTTATTTCAGACCGCAAAAATAAATGGCTTTCGAAATGGAATTTATTCGGAGATAAAAACAAATGA
- a CDS encoding tetratricopeptide repeat protein, translating into MRLIIIILIAASSAYSQSERAIINEGNRQYKENKFIDAEVNYRKSLEKNKDSQYGTFNLGDALYKQEKYDEAAEKFKIAATKETDKETRAKAFHNLGNSLLKTQKFPESIEAYKNALKLNPNDVDTKYNLEYAKMMLQQQQNKKDQKQDKQEQQKQDKKEEQKQNQQNQEQQKQEEQKQEEQKQQQAKQQGQKISKEDAERLLEALKNEEKDVQKKIKKKAPARITIEKDW; encoded by the coding sequence ATGAGATTAATCATAATCATATTAATCGCCGCAAGTTCAGCTTACTCGCAATCGGAAAGGGCTATCATTAACGAAGGTAACCGACAATATAAAGAGAATAAATTTATTGATGCCGAAGTGAATTATCGTAAATCATTAGAGAAAAACAAAGATTCTCAATACGGCACTTTTAATTTAGGCGATGCATTGTATAAACAAGAAAAATATGACGAAGCGGCTGAGAAGTTTAAAATTGCAGCTACAAAAGAAACCGACAAAGAAACCCGTGCGAAAGCATTCCATAATCTTGGGAACTCATTGCTCAAAACACAGAAATTTCCAGAAAGTATAGAAGCATATAAAAATGCTCTCAAGCTAAATCCTAACGATGTTGATACTAAATACAATTTAGAATACGCAAAGATGATGCTTCAGCAACAACAAAACAAAAAAGACCAGAAGCAAGACAAACAGGAACAGCAGAAACAAGACAAAAAAGAAGAACAAAAACAAAATCAACAAAATCAGGAACAACAGAAACAAGAAGAGCAAAAACAGGAAGAACAAAAACAGCAACAAGCCAAACAACAAGGACAGAAAATTTCAAAAGAAGACGCCGAACGCCTTCTTGAAGCATTGAAGAACGAAGAAAAGGATGTTCAGAAAAAGATAAAAAAGAAAGCTCCTGCAAGAATCACAATTGAGAAGGATTGGTGA
- a CDS encoding DUF58 domain-containing protein, producing METTELIKKVRKIEIKTRGIANQIFSGEYHSVFKGRGMAFSEVREYQIGDDIRSIDWNVTARFNHPYVKIFEEERELTVMILVDVSGSGEFGTAVQMKKDLGIELCAVLAFSAIQNNDKVGIIFFSDIIEKFIPPKKGRTHILRIIRELLDFQPQHKKTDITEAFRYLRSVIKKRSIAFVISDFMDKGFEDALKIANKKHDVVAINIFDRREQELPAIGLMRLADAESGNAIWVDTAKKQVRDNYKKWRQQREEYLKSIFRKSGVDSINIRTDQSYIQPLMNFFRIREKRW from the coding sequence ATGGAAACAACTGAGTTAATTAAAAAAGTTCGAAAAATCGAAATAAAAACCCGTGGTATCGCCAACCAAATTTTTTCTGGTGAATACCACAGCGTGTTCAAAGGACGCGGTATGGCTTTCAGCGAAGTGCGAGAATACCAGATTGGCGACGATATCCGTTCAATCGATTGGAATGTTACAGCCCGATTCAACCATCCGTATGTAAAAATTTTCGAAGAAGAACGTGAACTTACTGTAATGATTCTTGTTGATGTAAGCGGATCAGGCGAATTCGGAACTGCCGTCCAAATGAAAAAAGATCTAGGAATCGAACTTTGTGCAGTGCTTGCCTTCTCGGCAATTCAAAACAACGATAAAGTTGGAATCATTTTTTTCAGCGACATCATCGAGAAATTCATTCCACCCAAAAAGGGACGGACGCACATACTACGCATCATCCGTGAATTGCTCGATTTCCAACCACAGCACAAGAAAACTGACATCACGGAAGCTTTTCGTTACCTGCGAAGTGTTATTAAAAAACGAAGTATTGCATTTGTGATTTCTGATTTTATGGATAAGGGATTTGAGGATGCGCTTAAAATTGCAAATAAGAAACACGATGTAGTCGCAATAAATATTTTTGATAGGCGCGAACAAGAATTACCTGCAATCGGTTTGATGCGCCTTGCTGATGCCGAAAGCGGTAATGCAATTTGGGTAGATACTGCAAAAAAACAAGTTCGCGATAATTACAAAAAATGGCGCCAACAAAGAGAAGAATACTTAAAATCTATCTTCCGTAAAAGCGGTGTGGATAGCATTAACATACGAACCGATCAATCGTATATTCAACCTCTGATGAATTTTTTCAGGATTAGAGAAAAAAGATGGTAA
- a CDS encoding VWA domain-containing protein, with product MNNITFASAYFFYLLFLIPLFIYWYWKRNRQQYVEMQVSTLESFQTAPRSWRQRFRHILFAFRIFAFILLVIALARPQSSTRSENVTTEGIDIVLSTDISGSMLAEDLRPNRIDAAKQVALDFIDNRENDRIGLVIFAGESFTQCPLTTDRAVVKNLLKDVKSGMIEDGTAIGMGIATSVSRLKESKAKSKIIILLTDGINNRGFIDPLTAAEIAQRFEIRIYSIGVGTIGLAPYPVQTPFGTQYQNVPVQIDEELMKKISEMTGGKYFRATDNKKLKAIYQEIDKLEKTKIEVTEFRRKSEQFTMAALFAGLFLLLEILFRYTIFRINP from the coding sequence ATGAACAATATAACCTTCGCATCGGCTTACTTTTTCTATTTACTCTTTTTGATTCCATTATTCATTTATTGGTATTGGAAACGTAACCGTCAACAATATGTTGAAATGCAAGTTTCTACGTTAGAAAGTTTCCAGACGGCGCCGCGTTCTTGGCGACAGAGGTTTCGGCATATCCTTTTTGCATTCAGAATTTTCGCATTCATTTTGTTAGTAATCGCTCTTGCCCGTCCGCAATCATCAACCCGAAGCGAAAATGTTACTACTGAAGGTATCGATATTGTACTTTCAACCGATATATCGGGGAGTATGTTAGCTGAGGACTTGCGACCCAATCGTATAGATGCGGCAAAACAAGTGGCACTCGATTTTATCGACAACAGAGAGAACGATCGAATCGGTCTTGTTATTTTTGCCGGCGAAAGTTTTACTCAATGCCCGCTAACAACCGACCGCGCTGTCGTAAAAAATTTATTGAAAGATGTTAAAAGTGGTATGATTGAAGATGGAACCGCAATCGGAATGGGCATTGCAACATCGGTGAGCAGGTTAAAAGAAAGTAAAGCTAAAAGCAAAATTATTATTTTGTTAACTGATGGAATCAACAATCGTGGTTTCATCGATCCGCTCACTGCGGCAGAAATTGCCCAGCGGTTTGAAATCCGTATTTACTCTATCGGCGTTGGAACAATCGGACTTGCACCTTACCCGGTTCAAACTCCATTCGGAACTCAATACCAAAACGTTCCCGTTCAGATAGATGAAGAATTGATGAAAAAGATTTCCGAGATGACCGGTGGTAAATATTTTCGTGCAACCGACAATAAAAAACTGAAGGCGATTTATCAGGAAATTGATAAATTAGAAAAAACGAAAATTGAAGTAACTGAATTCAGACGTAAATCAGAACAATTCACGATGGCAGCATTGTTTGCAGGATTGTTTCTCCTGTTGGAAATATTATTCAGATACACGATATTCAGGATAAACCCGTGA
- a CDS encoding ORF6N domain-containing protein has translation MNVKIIPSETIEHRIYLIRGQKVMLDSQLADLYGVPTKSLNLAVKRNRERFPEDFMFQLTDEEYRQVLLRFQIETSKAGKGGRRYNPYVFTEQGVAMLSSVLRSKNAVQVNIGIMRVFVKIREIISTNKELAQKLSELEHKIEKHDTEIQAIFEAIRQLLQPPEKPKRRIGFCVEEPKAKYKV, from the coding sequence ATGAACGTTAAAATTATACCATCGGAAACTATAGAACATCGGATTTATCTCATTCGTGGTCAAAAAGTAATGCTCGACAGTCAGCTGGCGGATCTTTATGGTGTACCAACGAAGTCGCTCAACCTTGCAGTAAAACGAAACAGAGAAAGATTTCCTGAAGATTTTATGTTCCAACTAACTGATGAGGAATATCGACAGGTGCTTTTGAGGTTTCAAATTGAAACCTCAAAGGCAGGCAAAGGGGGACGTAGGTATAACCCGTATGTATTTACCGAACAAGGAGTTGCAATGCTCTCCAGCGTTTTAAGAAGCAAAAATGCTGTCCAAGTAAACATCGGTATTATGCGTGTGTTTGTGAAGATTCGTGAGATAATCTCAACTAACAAAGAACTTGCTCAGAAGCTTTCAGAGCTTGAACACAAGATTGAAAAACATGACACAGAAATACAGGCTATCTTCGAAGCAATACGGCAACTACTTCAACCGCCGGAAAAACCAAAAAGGCGGATCGGTTTTTGTGTTGAAGAGCCAAAAGCAAAGTATAAAGTTTAA
- a CDS encoding nucleotidyltransferase domain-containing protein — MKNESPENLKSLFEVLKLATPFDIAAHSIFLGYRGSIAHGTYIPNENPYSIDDRDIIGIAIPPPGYFFSLRSFEQYESMQDKWDIVVYDFIKFIRLLTKANPNTLQVLWTSSEFVLKGTWHYDLLHKNRYLFANKTIYKSFCGYSSDQLHKMEHTSYNGYMGQKRKQLVDKFGFDCKNAQHLIRLLRQGIEFLRTGELLVERPDKDELIEIKTGKWSIQKIKSEAQKLFKEMEQAHKESSLPEKPDVAAIDKLVYSILTQHYSKLI; from the coding sequence ATGAAAAATGAAAGTCCTGAAAACCTGAAATCGCTTTTTGAAGTCCTGAAGTTAGCTACACCATTCGATATTGCAGCACACTCCATCTTTTTGGGTTATCGGGGTAGTATTGCGCATGGAACATATATTCCAAATGAAAATCCATATTCAATTGATGATCGAGATATTATCGGAATCGCAATACCTCCACCCGGATACTTTTTTAGTTTAAGGTCGTTTGAACAGTATGAAAGTATGCAAGATAAGTGGGATATTGTGGTGTACGATTTTATAAAATTTATTCGATTGCTTACAAAGGCTAATCCAAATACCTTACAAGTACTCTGGACTTCCAGTGAGTTTGTGTTGAAAGGTACTTGGCATTATGACTTACTTCACAAAAACCGATATCTATTTGCAAATAAAACAATTTATAAATCATTTTGCGGCTACTCATCAGATCAGCTACATAAAATGGAACACACTTCATACAACGGTTATATGGGCCAAAAACGAAAACAACTCGTCGATAAATTTGGATTTGATTGTAAAAATGCCCAACATTTGATTAGGTTACTTCGCCAAGGAATAGAATTCCTAAGGACGGGCGAGTTGCTAGTAGAACGACCAGATAAAGATGAATTAATAGAAATAAAAACTGGTAAATGGTCAATCCAAAAAATTAAGAGTGAAGCACAAAAGCTGTTCAAAGAAATGGAGCAAGCACACAAAGAATCAAGTTTACCAGAAAAACCCGATGTAGCTGCGATTGACAAACTTGTATATAGCATACTTACGCAACACTATTCAAAATTGATATGA
- a CDS encoding tetratricopeptide repeat protein — MKYIYPLILILFLSAFSQADEALVQFEQANYLYRNGDFKNAAILYEKIVHNGYHNSELYYNLGNTYFKLDETGKAILYYERAKKIYPNDEDINFNLKIANLKVVDKIEAIPQLFFIEWWYSASKAFSSDTWAIFTLTTIWLGIILLLLFRISKSPFTRRAFFFGGIFIVAIAGFSLIFSIQQNKSEKSESMAIVFSPSVTVKSSPDEAGTDLFLLHEGVKVEMVDKVGNWFKIKLVDGKIGWLPEKDVEVI; from the coding sequence GTGAAATACATTTATCCTCTTATCCTGATTTTGTTTTTGTCTGCCTTCTCCCAAGCCGATGAAGCCCTCGTGCAATTTGAACAAGCTAATTATTTATACCGAAACGGCGATTTTAAAAACGCCGCCATCCTCTACGAAAAGATTGTTCACAACGGTTACCATAACTCAGAATTATATTACAATCTCGGCAACACATATTTTAAGTTAGACGAAACCGGAAAAGCTATTCTTTATTACGAGCGCGCAAAAAAAATATACCCAAACGATGAGGACATAAATTTTAACCTCAAGATAGCTAACCTAAAAGTCGTGGATAAAATCGAAGCCATACCACAATTATTCTTTATCGAGTGGTGGTATTCGGCAAGTAAAGCTTTTTCATCGGACACGTGGGCTATTTTTACCCTCACAACTATTTGGTTGGGTATTATTTTACTATTGCTGTTTAGAATTTCAAAGTCGCCGTTTACCCGCCGAGCTTTTTTCTTTGGCGGTATCTTTATCGTTGCCATTGCGGGGTTCTCGTTAATTTTTTCTATACAGCAAAACAAGAGTGAAAAAAGCGAAAGTATGGCAATTGTATTTTCTCCGAGTGTAACAGTTAAAAGCTCGCCCGATGAAGCCGGCACCGACCTATTCCTCCTGCACGAAGGGGTGAAAGTGGAGATGGTCGATAAAGTTGGAAATTGGTTTAAAATAAAGCTCGTAGACGGGAAAATTGGGTGGCTTCCTGAAAAAGATGTTGAAGTGATTTAA